CTGGATTCCAGAATCAGCGTACAGCGGCATCGCGCCACCTTCCTCATCTCGATTTCCGCGAGTTCGGAGGACCCCGACCTGGCGGCCAGATTGGCCAATGCCATGGCCAGCGCCTATATCGGCAGTCAATTGAGCGCCAAGGTGCAGGGCGCATTGGCGGCCCGCGACGTGGTGATACGGCAATTGGATGCGGCGCGCCAAAGCCTGATGGAGAATGACGGCTTTTCCCAGCGCCCGGTCGAGGAGGCACCCGAAACGCCGACCGAACTCTACGACATGCGGCAGCGCGGCGATCTGGCGCGTCGGCAATATGAACAATTGCTGGCCCTGTCCCAGCAATTGCAGGCGGAAGCCAGTCTTCAACTGGCCGATAGCCGGGTGGTTTCGGCGGCGCTGCGTCCCGATCTGCCGAGCTTCCCCAATGCCCGCAACATGCTGGCCCTGGCCGCCCTGATCGGCCTCGTGCTCGGCATTTTCCTGGCCTTCCTTTACGAGCATTTCATCGGCGGCGTCACCTCGGACGATCAATTGGCCGCCATTGCCAGGACCCGGTCGGCCCTGGTCGTGCCGCGCGTCAAGCTCCTGCCCGATCAGCACAGCGTCGCCGAAGCGCTTATTGCCGCGCCCTTATCCGCCTATGCCGAGGCAGTGCGGCGGGTTCGGACCAGCATCGACCACAGCCTGGCCATGGCCTCGAAATCCGAACCGGACCGGGCCCCGATCATCATGGTGACCTCGGCGGCGTTCGCGGAGGGCAGAACCACCCTGGCGCTGTCCATTGCCCGCTCCTATGCGCTGGCCGGGCGCGCGGCCCTGCTGATCGATTGCGATTTCCGGCGTCCCTCCATCCATCGTCAACTCGGCGTCGGCGCCTCCGACGGTCTGTTCAATGCGCTCAGATCCGGCGAAATGCTGGACAATTTCCGCACCGCCGCCACCGAGGACAAGCAGACCGGCCTGCTGACGCTGATCGGCTCGCAGTCCAGCGACGTCGCCACCGACCAATTGGTCACCAGCCGCAATTTCGAGCGGCTGCTGGCCGCCGCCGCCTCGGCCTTCGAGATCGTCGTCCTCGATACCCCGCCGCTGGGCCACGTGGTCGATGGCAGCTATATCGCGCGCCAGGCCGATGCGGTGGTCATGGTGGTGCAATGGGCCACTACCCCGCAACAGGACGTGCGCAAGGCCCTGTTGTCGCTGGAGCCCGCATTGCGCGGCAGCGTGCCGCTCATCCCGGTTCTCAACCAGCAAAAGCTGTGACGGCCCCGCGACCTGCCGCCTTGCCGCTCAACTGCCGGTGCCGGTGGAAAGCTCCCGCCACAGGGTCAGCGCCAGGATTCTGCAATCCAGACATAGGCTCCAGTTCTGGATATAGGCCAGATCGTGATGGATCCGCGCCAGCGCCAGCTGCGGCTCGGTCGTCGGGCCGCGCAGGCCGTTGACCTGTGCCCAGCCGGTGAGCCCCGGCCTGACCCGGTGCCGATCATCGTAATAGGGCGCCAAATCCCTATAGGGCATGCCCGCCGCCAGCATACCGGGCACATGGGGGCGCGGCCCGATCAGCGACATGTCCCCGAACAGCACATTGATCAATTGCGGCATCTCATCCAGGCTGGTCCGGCGCATGAACCGCCCGAGCCGGGTGATGCGCGGATCGCCGCCGACCGCCTGCCGGAGCCCGGACTGGTCGCCCAGCTCGGTCCGCATCGAGCGGAATTTATAGACGCCGAACAGCTTGCCATCGAGGCCCTCCCGCTGCTGGCGGAAGAATACCGGCCCCGGACTGGTGCGCTTGATCAGGATCGCCAGAACGAGAAAAAGCGGCGAAAGCAGTATTAGGCCGGCCAGCGCCAGCACGACATCGATCGTCCTCTTGGAAATGGAATTCCTGCGCCAGCGGACGCCCGGCGCCGCCATGTCCGACAATCGGAGCGGCAGCCCGCTCTGGCTTAGATGAAGCTCGTGCTGCTGGCGGCCGGCAAAAACAGATGGGTCACGCGCCGCAGCCGTGACAGGCCATGCTTGGTCGTACAGTGTCATCGTTCCTGCCCATCGGAATTATAACTGCAGATCGATCCCAGCGCTTGCGGCAATGGCGGCCGCATCATGGTTAACTACGGGTTAATACATACAACCGCCCGGAACGGTCTTTGTCAAAGCTCCCGCCCCTCCTCGTCATCCAGCCCCAGCTCCCTTGCCGCGATATTCATGCCCCAGCGCAGCAGGTCGCGCGCGATATCCATGGAACTGCCCTCCACATAACAGCGCAGTTCGGGGGCATTCCCCGAGGCCCGGAAATGCACCATGTCCCCCGCTCCGGTGCGGAATTGCAGCCCGTCGATCTGCACCAGCTCCGCAATGCCATGCGGCTCGAACAGGGCTGCCGCATAGTCGGGATCGTCCGCCAGCCGGCCGAGAAACCGCCGGCTGCGCGCCTCCGGCACGTTTCGCAGGCGATCGGCCAGCGCCGCCTGCAATGGCAATTGCGCCACCACGTCCTCGATCCGCCGTCCCGGGCCGGTGGCGCCCAGCATGCACAATATAGGGAGCACGGCATCGCGGGTGGCCAGTTCGGGCAGGTGCCTGCCGGCTACACTGACATGCCTGCCCACGAAAGTGCCGCCATTGGCCTCGAACCCGATCACCGCGCCCGGCGCCTCCGCCATCGCCGCCATCACATAGGGCGATCCCACCCTGGTCCGCACCACGCGGGCAAAGGCCCCGATCCGCTCGATGCCGGAATTGGCGGTCACCGGCGTCACCACGCTCTCGGCTCCCAGATATCGCGCCGTGACCAGGCCGAGAACGTCGCCGCGCACGAATTGTCCCCTGCCGTCCATCAGCAGCGGCCTGTCGCCATCCGCATCCGCCGAGACGATGGCGTCGAGTCCATATTGCTCCAGCCAGCCCGGCAGCGGCGCAAACACCTCGTCGCCCAACGCCTCGCTATCCACCGCCACGAAATTATCGGCCCGCCCCAGCCCGATCGTCTCCGCCCCGAATTGCCTCAGCACCTGCCCCAGCACGTCCCGGACCACACTGGAATGCTCGAATATCCCGATCCGCCACCCCTTCAGCTGCCTGGCCGGCAGCAGGTCCGCAAAGCGCGCGATATAGCGCTGCTGGGCGAGCGCCCCTTCCTGGGCCATCGACACGGTCAGGTCCGGCACCGGCTCAGGGCCGAGCGCTGCCAGGATTCCCGCCTCATCCGCCTTGCCGACTTCCCCGCCGGGCAGGTAGAATTTGAGCCCGTTCCGTTCCGCCGGGACATGGCTGCCGGTGACCATCACCGCGGCGCTGCCGGCAGCCATGGCGTGCAGCGCCAGCGCCGGCACCGCCAGCATTCCGCAATCCACCGGCTCCAGCCCCGCCGCCGCTATGGCCATGGCGCAATCGGCGGCAATGGCGGGGCTCGACGGCCTGAAATCCCGGCCGATGAATATCCTGCCGCTGCCGGCCATGCCCTGTCGGCACAGATGCGTGATAAAGGCCCGCATATAGCGCCGCGCCGCCTGTCCCTCCAGCTCCGCCGCCAGCCCGCGCAGGCCGCTGGTGCCGAATTTCAGGCTGCTCACGTCTCGCCTATTGACTATAGAGCTGCGTGAAGAAGGCCGCGCCGCCCTCCGCCTCGGCATCGTCTTCGCCCGGTATTTTCGGATCGGTCAGGAACAGGCCGGTAAACGACATGTCGTCGCGCGAAAACCGCGATGGGATCGGCGGCGGTGCCGGCTCCCTGCTGGCGCTACCCGCCCCCTGCCCGGCCATCTGCTGCACCGAGAACCCGGCGGCGGGGCCGCCTTCATGCTTGGCCGTCAACACCTGATAGACCTGCTTGATGGTGCGGGCCGTACCGCCGGCATCGTAGAATATCGCTCTATTGGCCTGGGCCTGGCGCGGAAACAGGTTGACCGCGACCTGGTCGGGATTTTGCAGCCCGGCGCGAAACATCTTTTCCGCGCCCTGGGCGCCAAGAAAGTGGGCGATATACAATTCCCCCGGACTCGGCATGCGCCCGAAGGCCGAAAACAGATATTCGCCATTGGACCGCGTGAACGCCGCCGCCAGGTCGGCGGCGATCTGCGGGTCTTCCCGCAGCTTGAGGATGGCGGCGCGCCGCGCCGGGTCGCGCACCACGTAATCGCCGCCCGCATTCACCTCGATCTGGTCGGCATGGGCCTTGTAGCCGAGGCGCGGCCCATCCTGCTTCATCACCTGCAACCAGGTGCCCTCCAGAAACTGGAACAGCCCCACCGCCGAGGAGGTGCCCGCCCGCGCCTGCGGATCGAGGCTGCTTTCCCGCATGGCGGTTTGCAGCAGATAGCCGAAATCCACCCCGCTGCGCGTGCCCGCCGCCGTCAGCGCGCTTGCGAGATTTTGCGGGATTTTAATCGGCTGCACACCCATGGGCGGGCTTTCACGAGGGAATCGGGAACCGGTACAATATCACGCCGGGACGCTAACAATGCGTTAACCAAGCTTAAGGCCTGGTTACCCGGCGCTCCAGCGCGTCGCCACCTCGGCAAGCGCGGGCCGTGGCCGGTCCTCCACGCTGGCGCTGGGCGTGCCGATATGCACGAAGCCCACGAATTGCTCCCCTTCGCCGGCGCCCAGCATCCGCGCCGCCTCGGCGTCGAAAGTGAACCAGCGCGTCACCCAGGAGGCGGCATAGCCCAGCGCATAGGCGGCATGGACGAGGTTGAATGCCACATTGCCGGCCGACAGCACCTGCTCCAGCTCCGGCACTTTCGGATGTTCCCTGGGCGCGGAGATCACCCCGATGGTCACCGGAGCCGGCAGGAAACGCCGGCGTTCCATCTCCAGCCCGGCCTCATCCAGCCCCGGATTGCGCGCCGCGGCGATGGCCGCCAGCTTCTCGCCCGCCTCAGCCCGGGCCGCGCCGTCGATGATCACCAGCCGCCAGGGCGTGAGCTTGCCATGGTCGGGCACCCGCGTGCCGATCGCCAGGATGGTTTCCAGCTCGGCCTCGGACGGACCCGGCTCCTGCAAGAAGGCCAGTCCCACCGAGCGGCGGGTCAATAGATAATCGCGCAGAACCGGATTGGCGGGCATGAAAATCTCCTTGTTTGTCCGATAGATATCCGTTCGCGCCAGCTTGGGCAAAGTGCATGCCGCGAAAAAGGCGGCATCTTGCCACTGCGCTGTTTAAAAGCCACGGTGAATGTGACACAGCTTTTCCCAAATCTCGGCCTATCCGTTCCGGAAGGATTCGCCGATCAATCCATGCGGCCGCCCGGGAGTCTTCATGCGTTTTGCAGTTTTATTGGCGATCTTGATCGGATTGACGACCCTGATCGCGCCGCCGCTCACCCCGCCGCTGGCGCAGGAAAACGCCGAGATGCCGCCACTGCCACGGCCCCGGCCCGACCGGGAAGCGGGCGAGATCGTCCCGCCGCCCCCCGCCGATACGGCGGCCGAAGCCATTGCGGCGCTGACCAATGTTCCCCAGCCGGTGACGCTGACGGCGCGCATCACCGAGGACGGCGCCGCCATTGCCGATGGCCTGATCTGGCGGATTTTCGAGAGCGCCATGGACGAGAACGGCGAAATGGCGCTGGTGGCCAAGGCCGAAGCCGGCAGCGCCGATCTTGAGCTTCCCCCCGGCGAATATGTCATCCATCTCGCCTATGGCCGGGCCCAGTTCAGCGAGCCGCTGGTGGTGGTTCCCGGCAACAATCAGGTGGATCTGGTTCTCGATGTCGGGGCCATCAGGCTCAATTCCGCCGTCACCGGCGATATCGCCATCTCCCCTTCCCTGCTGCATTTCGACATCCTGACCGCAGGCAATGGCGCGGAACGCGTGCCGGTGGCCGAAAACCTGGCGGCCAACGAGATCGTCACCCTCAATGCCGGAACCTATCAGGTCGTTTCCCGGTTCGGCGACATCAACGCTGTGGTGCGGGCCGATTTGCGGGTGGAGCCGGGCCAGCTCACCGACGCCACGCTTTATCATCATGCTGCCGAAGTGTCGTTCAAGCTCGTCTCTGAGGAAGGCGGCGAGGCGATCGCCGATGTCGAATGGACCCTCCAGACCAGCGATGGCGCCACCCTCTTCACCGAGCGCGGCGCCTTCCCCTCCACCGTGCTGGCCGAAGGCGAATATCTCGTCCTCGCCAAGCTGGGCGACCAGGTCTACAATCGGGAATTGCAGGTCCAGGCCGGCGGCCAGCGGGAATTCGAGGTCCTGTCCTCGATCTATTAGGGCTATAGGCCTCACCCAGCCTATCGCAGACCTCATCCTGAGCCTGTCGAAGGACGAGGTCGGGTAACTCCACGCCCGCGACCCCATGGTTCGACAAGCTCACCATGAGGTCTCTCCATCTCCCGCCCGCCACGCTGGCGCCCTATTTGCGTATCGCTATCGGCAATGACAGCGCGCATCGTTGAACGGCGGCTCTTTCGTCGTCAGATATGCCGCATGGAAACGGGAGAGAACCCATGACTTTCAACGCATTCGCTTCGCGCCGTCTGCCGACGCTGGCCGCCGCCTGCCTGATCGGCGTGGTCCTGCCCGCCACCCCGGCCCTGTCCCAGGACAAGTCCAAGATCAAGACCAAGGCGCCGGCCCCCGCCGCGCTTGAGATCGCCCATTCGGTTTCCATCCCGCATATCGACACCGTGGATTCGAACCTGTCCGAAGACGTACTCTCCGCCATTCTGTCGGGCGCCATTGCCGAACATGCCGACGCATTGGCCGGGCTCGACGCCACCAGCATCACGGTGCCGGAAATCGTCTTCACCCTGTCCTCGCAACGCGGCAAGAGCCGCGATGACGCTTTGGTGACCTTCAGCGATCTCGTGCTCACCGACGTTACCGACGGCGTCGCCGGCAGCGTCACCCTGGGCGGCATCGCCGTCGAGACCGACAAGACCAGTGCCGATTTCGGGACCATGTCGGCCGCCAATTTCAATATTGGCGGCATGCTCGGCCTTTATGGGCTGGTCGACGCGGCCGGACGAACCGAATTCCAGACCATCTACACCGATTTTACGGCCGCAGGCGGCAATCTGGAGACCGACGAGACCAGTTGCGCCATCGGCGCCGCCGCCGGTGCCTGGTTCAAGGCCCGGCCCCTCCAGACCTCCTTCATCGAGATCATGGCGCTGACCCAGGCGCTGGAGGACGATCCCGACGACCTCGATCCGGCGCTCCTGTCCAGCATGGTGCGCATCTATGCCGATATCCTCACCGCCTTCGAAACCTCCGAGATGAGCTTTGACGGCCTGTCCTGCTCCGGCGTCGACGATGAAGACCGGCCGCTGACTTTCGACATTGCCGGCTTGGTGATGGATGGCATGTCCCCCGGCATCTATCCCGCCA
This genomic stretch from Devosia sp. YIM 151766 harbors:
- a CDS encoding polysaccharide biosynthesis tyrosine autokinase yields the protein MDAEIDLRAVFSFLRRQFWLVLAIFLAIIGLAGLYLLTLTPIYTATTLVMVDPSSRNLLLDQPQTGASSAIDARVEGEVLLAKSDNVLLAVIDRENLGANSEFQAGPGFADRLLSFLGLRAPLSSTPDDALRQILAKLDSRISVQRHRATFLISISASSEDPDLAARLANAMASAYIGSQLSAKVQGALAARDVVIRQLDAARQSLMENDGFSQRPVEEAPETPTELYDMRQRGDLARRQYEQLLALSQQLQAEASLQLADSRVVSAALRPDLPSFPNARNMLALAALIGLVLGIFLAFLYEHFIGGVTSDDQLAAIARTRSALVVPRVKLLPDQHSVAEALIAAPLSAYAEAVRRVRTSIDHSLAMASKSEPDRAPIIMVTSAAFAEGRTTLALSIARSYALAGRAALLIDCDFRRPSIHRQLGVGASDGLFNALRSGEMLDNFRTAATEDKQTGLLTLIGSQSSDVATDQLVTSRNFERLLAAAASAFEIVVLDTPPLGHVVDGSYIARQADAVVMVVQWATTPQQDVRKALLSLEPALRGSVPLIPVLNQQKL
- a CDS encoding sugar transferase; amino-acid sequence: MTLYDQAWPVTAAARDPSVFAGRQQHELHLSQSGLPLRLSDMAAPGVRWRRNSISKRTIDVVLALAGLILLSPLFLVLAILIKRTSPGPVFFRQQREGLDGKLFGVYKFRSMRTELGDQSGLRQAVGGDPRITRLGRFMRRTSLDEMPQLINVLFGDMSLIGPRPHVPGMLAAGMPYRDLAPYYDDRHRVRPGLTGWAQVNGLRGPTTEPQLALARIHHDLAYIQNWSLCLDCRILALTLWRELSTGTGS
- a CDS encoding phosphomannomutase — translated: MSSLKFGTSGLRGLAAELEGQAARRYMRAFITHLCRQGMAGSGRIFIGRDFRPSSPAIAADCAMAIAAAGLEPVDCGMLAVPALALHAMAAGSAAVMVTGSHVPAERNGLKFYLPGGEVGKADEAGILAALGPEPVPDLTVSMAQEGALAQQRYIARFADLLPARQLKGWRIGIFEHSSVVRDVLGQVLRQFGAETIGLGRADNFVAVDSEALGDEVFAPLPGWLEQYGLDAIVSADADGDRPLLMDGRGQFVRGDVLGLVTARYLGAESVVTPVTANSGIERIGAFARVVRTRVGSPYVMAAMAEAPGAVIGFEANGGTFVGRHVSVAGRHLPELATRDAVLPILCMLGATGPGRRIEDVVAQLPLQAALADRLRNVPEARSRRFLGRLADDPDYAAALFEPHGIAELVQIDGLQFRTGAGDMVHFRASGNAPELRCYVEGSSMDIARDLLRWGMNIAARELGLDDEEGREL
- a CDS encoding nitroreductase, producing the protein MPANPVLRDYLLTRRSVGLAFLQEPGPSEAELETILAIGTRVPDHGKLTPWRLVIIDGAARAEAGEKLAAIAAARNPGLDEAGLEMERRRFLPAPVTIGVISAPREHPKVPELEQVLSAGNVAFNLVHAAYALGYAASWVTRWFTFDAEAARMLGAGEGEQFVGFVHIGTPSASVEDRPRPALAEVATRWSAG